The Bacteroidia bacterium sequence TATTCTTACCAGTTCCTGATAGACAATTCTACCGGCTCCTATATTTAAATGTCCAACTTCTGAATTTCCCATCTGACCATCAGGCAAACCAACATTTTCTCCACATGTTAAAAGTTGAGAATGTGGATATTTTGAAGTTAGACTATCAAGATTTGGTGTTTTTGCGTTAAAAATAGCATCGGAGTGAGATTTATCGCCAATTCCCCAACCGTCTAATATCATTAACATGAATTTATTAGTAGACATAAATAATGTTTTAAAAGAAAACAAAGGTAATCATTATGCTACATACAAAAAAAGCCGTTTCGAAAATCGAAACGGCTTTAATTTAAAAATGTTTTTTACTTGGTAAACTCGAAAGATTCGATAAATCCGGTAATGTCTTCCTGACTTGGATAACTGCCATCACGAAGCATTAAAATCTGGAAAAGACGATTACCTTTTAAGAAAATTTTATAACACATATGATAACTGTCTTTTTTAGCTTTGAAGAAATATCCTGGATTTCCATCAAGTGTGATTTTTTCTTCTGATTCTAAAGTTGCGCCCTGACTGCTTAATGCACCTTCTTTAGCACCTTGTAGTAAACTGTCTGGTGAGCTAGCTGCAACAAGTTCAGATGGGTAATCACTTAATGCCACCATATAGGCTTCTGTTACACTTTTTTCATAGGTAAATGATTTCATCTCAATATTTCCAACTTCAGTTGGAACATTTTCAGAAGCAACTGTTGGATTACCTGGAAAGTTTATTTTAAAAGAACCATCCGGACTTGTGTACTTTGTTGTCTCTAGGGTTTTACTTAACGAATCAAGTGCACTTAATGCGTCTAATGAGCTTTGGTTACCACCACATGATACCAAAACAGCTGCGATTAAAAATAATGGTAAAAATTTCATAATAAAATTTATTTTAGGTTAAGGATACAAACCTACAAAAATTTAATTAATAATAAAACAGATAGCTTAAATCTACTTTTTAATATCTAAGTTTATTATTCGAACAAGTTCATCTACAGCTTCGTTCTCTGGTATATTTTGTAAAACCTGTTCTTTGCCCTTGTAAATATTTACTTTCCCTTTTCCGGCACCAACGTATCCGTAATCAGCATCAGCCATTTCTCCGGGACCGTTAACTACACAACCCATGACTGCAATTTTTAAACCTTTAAATTGTTTGGTTGCTGCCATAACATCGTTCACTGCTTTTTCAATGTCAAACAGGGTTCTCCCGCAGGACGGACATGAAATATACTCTGTTTTTGTGATTCTTGCTCTGCTAGCCTGAAGTATAGAATATGCAATTGAAATAATATTTTCTTTATTTTCTTTATTTGTCCCGTATATCCATAAACCGTCAATTCTACCATCTGCAAATAATCCACCTGCAATTATTGAGAGTTTATAAAGAATGTCTTCATCCGAAAGATTTTTAACATTAAATTTTAATACAACAGGCTTAAAGTTCTTGTTTTTATCAAAATCGACAATTGTTTTGCGAATAGAATATAGATTACTATTCTCAATAAGATTAATATTACATAAATCTATATCCTGAATATTGTTAATGTCTGGTTTGGTTATGTTTTCATCAGTAAAATCAGTATAAATAAATATGGGTGAGTTTTTACCGCCAATCTGATTTACAGCATTAGTATGTCTTTTGTTAAATTCGAATGGACTAAAATTCCAATTATGGTTTTCAGCATTTAAACTTTCTTTAATAATCTTATTTGTTTCGTTTACTATAGCTTTTGCAACTGGAATCTCTTTTTCAGGTGCTTCTGTTAAAGATACTCTAACAGTATCGCCAATTCCTTCTGCTAAAAGTAATCCAATACCGATAGATGATTTAATTCTTCCATTCTCACCAAGTCCTGCTTCGGTAACTCCTAAGTGAACAGGATAATTAAGACCTGTTTCATTCATTTTATGAACCAGAAGTCGGTTTGTATGAATCATGGTAAGCGGATTACTCGCTTTCATTGAAAGAACTAAATTGTGAAAATTCTCGGCATTACAAATCTCAATAAATTCCATAGCAGAAGCAACCATTCCTTCTGGAGTATTTCCGTATCTGCTTATCATTCTCCACGATAAAGACCCATGATTTATTCCAATTCTTATTACGGTATTATTTTCTTTGCAGATTTTGAGAAGTGGTAAAAGCTTTTCGTGAATTTTTTCTTTTTCAAATAAAAATTCTTTTTCGGTAAAATCAATTTTTTTTGCAGACTTTGAAATGTCTGTATAATTGCCTGGGTTTATTCTAACTTTTGAAATAATTTGTGCTGCAATTTCTGCTACTTTTGGATTGTAATGAACATCGGCAATAAGTGGAATCTCAATATTTTTATTTTTTAATTCTTTAATAATGTTGGGAAGATTTTCTGCTTCTTTAATTCCCTGAACGGTTAATCTAACATAGTCTGAACCTGCAGTATAAATTCTCGAAATTTGTTCAACTGTAGTTTTGGTATCAAGAGTGTTTGTGTTTGTCATTGTTTGAAAGCGAATAGGGAACTCACCTCCTAAAGGAATTCCACCAACATTTACAACTCTGGTTTTAAAGCGCGAATATGAATTATATGGTTGAGAAAAATCAAACATTTTATAAAAATAAAGAAACAAAGGTATATCTAAAAGTTAAAAGTTCATAAGCGGCTATTTGTAAAGTTTGATGATTTATTGCTTAGTTGTTGATTTATATCAGATTTATTCAAATTATTAATCATTTTGCAATAACCTTTCTCAATTGTATCTTTACACTTTAAATTTTAATTGATGGAAACTAATTCTTTAGATTATTTTGCTCATGAAACTGCTGTTATTGATGATGGTTGTAGCATTGGTAAGGGTACAAAAATCTGGCATTTTAGTCATATTATGTCAAACTGTAAGATTGGCGAAAAATGTAATATTGGTCAGAATGTAGTTGTTTCACCTGAAGTTATTCTCGGAAATAACGTTAAAATTCAGAATAATGTAAGCATTTATACAGGTGTAATTTGCGAAGACGATGTTTTTCTTGGCCCATCTATGGTTTTTACCAATGTAATTAATCCAAGAAGTGCTGTAATTCGTAAAGATGAATACAAAAAGACTCATGTAAAAAAGGGTGCAAGTATTGGAGCTAATTCAACAATTGTATGTGGAGTTACTCTGGGAGAGTTTTGTTTTATTGGAGCTGGCGCGGTTGTTATAAAAGATGTTAAGCCATTTTCTTTGGTTGTTGGAAATCCTTCGCGTCATGTTGGCTGGATGAGTGAATTCGGACATCGTTTAATTTTTAACGAGGAAGGAATTGCCATTTGCCCTGAAAGTAAAGCAAAATACCGCTTGATAAATAATGAAGTAAATAAAATTGCAGAATAATGAGTCAGCCTAAAAATTTCTCTTTAATTGGTGTTGCCGGATACATTGCCGCCCGTCATGTTGGCGCTATAAAAGAAACGGGAAACAGACTGGTTGCAACTTTAGATAAATTTGACAGTGTTGGTTTTTTAGATAATTATTTTCCGGAAGCTGATTTTTTTACAGAGTTTGAACGCTTTGACAGACATACCGAGAAACTTAAAAGAGCAGGAACCAAAATAGATTTTGTTAGTATTTGTTCTCCTAATTTTTTACATGATTCTCATATTCGTTTTGCTTTGAGAAGTGGTTCCGATGCAATATGTGAAAAGCCACTGGTACTAAATCCATGGAATATTGATGCTTTAACCGAGTTAGAAAAAGAAACAGGAAATAAGGTAAATACTATATTGCAATTACGTCTTCATCCATCAATTATTGCATTGAAAAAACAAATTGAAGATTCTCCAAAAGACAAAATATTTGATGTTGATTTAAGCTATATAACCAGTCGTGGAAACTGGTACGATTTTTCGTGGAAAGGCGATATTCAGAAGTCAGGTGGAATAGCAACCAATATTGGGATACACTTTTTTGATATGCTTACCTGGATTTTTGGTCCGGTAAAAGATAACAAATTGCACATTTCGCAGAAAGATAAAGCTGCCGGATTTTTACAGTTAGAAAAAGCAAGAGTTAGATGGTTTTTAAGTATTGATTATAATGATATTCCTGCTGAAGTAAAAGCAAAAAACCAAAGAACATTTCGATCAATAACTGTTGAAGGAAAAGAGATTGAATTTAGTGGAGGGTTTACCGACTTACATACTTTAAGTTATCAGTCAATTATTGAGAATAATGGTTTTGGACTTTCCGATGCCAGAACTTCTGTTGAAACAGCATATAATATCAGAAATGCATCTCCAATTGGACTTGTTGGAGATTATCATCCAATTTGTAAAAACATTTAACAAAATATATTAGCAATGTATAAGAAAATTGTTGACAAAAAAACTAAGATTTCCATTATTGGATTAGGTTATGTAGGATTACCAATTGCATTAGAGTTTGCAAAAAAAGTTTCTGTGATTGGCTTTGATATTCGCGAAGATAGAGTTAAGCTTATGAAAAAAGGAATAGATCCAAGTAACGAACTTCCTTCGTCTGCATTTAAAGGATGCGACATAAGTTTTACCAGTAATCCTAATGATTTAAAAGGAGCTTCTTTTCATATTGTTGCGGTTCCTACTCCAATAGATAATCATAATTTACCAGATTTAACTCCTGTAATTAGCGCAACAACTGCAGTTGGCAAAATTCTAAAAAAAGGAGATTATGTGGTTTACGAATCTACAGTATATCCTGGTTGTACAGAAGAGGATTGTGTTCCGGTATTAGAAAAAATGTCGGGATTAAAATTCATGAAAGATTTTAAAGTTGGATATTCTCCCGAAAGAATTAATCCCGGAGATAAAGATCATACTTTAACATCAATCAAAAAAGTTGTTTCGGGATGCGATAAAGAATCTGCTGAGACTGTTGCCAAAGTTTATGAACTGGTCGTAAAAGCAGGTGTTCACCGAGCATCAACAATTAAAGTTGCAGAAGCTGCAAAAATTATAGAAAATACTCAGCGCGATGTTAACATTGCTTTAATGAATGAGCTTTCAATTATTTTTAACCGAATGGGAATTAATACATATGAAGTACTTGAAGCAGCCGGAACAAAATGGAATTTCCTGAAATTTTATCCAGGTTTGGTTGGTGGACATTGTATAGGTGTTGATCCTTATTACTTAACTTATAAAGCAAAGGAATTCCGTTATCACTCAAAGGTGATTGATGCCGGTAGATTTGTAAATGATTCAATGGGTTTTTATATTGCAAAACAAACTGTAAAAAAACTTATTGCAACTGGCAAAAATGTTTTAAATGCTAAGGTTCTTGTAATGGGAATAACATTTAAGGAAGATGTTAGCGATTTAAGAAACTCAAGAGTTGCAGACGTTGTTACAGAACTTGTATCGTATGGTGTAAAAGTTGATGTTGTCGATCCACATGCAGATAGCGATGAGTTAAAACATGAATATGGATTTGGTCTTGCTAAAAAAACACGAACAGATTATGATGCAGTAATTGTAGCTGTTTCGCATAAAGAATATATTAAATTATCAGAATCTTATTTTAAAGGAATTACCACAGGCAAGGATGCAATACTTGTAGATGTAAAAGGCATTTATCGTGGTAAAATGAAAGGATTTAATTACTGGAGTTTGTAAAAATGGCAAAAAAAATATTAGTTACCGGAGGTACCGGATACATTGGCTCGCACACAGTAGTTGAACTTCTTCAGAAAGATTATGAAGTGTTTATTGTTGATAATCTTTCAAATTCACATATGTCGGTATTGGAAGGGATTGAAAAAATAACAGGAAAAAAACCCCATTTTACAAAACTTGATTTAACTGATAAATTTGCAACTGAAAAATATTTTAACAACCATCACGATTTGGATGCTGTTATACATTTTGCTGCGCTTAAATCAGTAAACGAATCTGTTGCAGATCCTTTAAGATATTACAAAAATAATCTAGAGTCACTTGTAAATTTATTGCATAGCATGATTGAAAAGGAAATTCCTTCTTTGGTTTTTTCTTCATCGTGTACTGTATACGGGCAACCTGATAAGCTACCTGTGAACGAACAGGCGCCATTAAAAAAACCTGCTTCGCCATATGGGAAAACAAAACAAATTGCAGAAGAAATCCTGCAAGATACTATTCAAGCTGCTGACTTTTTAAAAGTAATTGCACTTAGG is a genomic window containing:
- the ispG gene encoding (E)-4-hydroxy-3-methylbut-2-enyl-diphosphate synthase, with protein sequence MFDFSQPYNSYSRFKTRVVNVGGIPLGGEFPIRFQTMTNTNTLDTKTTVEQISRIYTAGSDYVRLTVQGIKEAENLPNIIKELKNKNIEIPLIADVHYNPKVAEIAAQIISKVRINPGNYTDISKSAKKIDFTEKEFLFEKEKIHEKLLPLLKICKENNTVIRIGINHGSLSWRMISRYGNTPEGMVASAMEFIEICNAENFHNLVLSMKASNPLTMIHTNRLLVHKMNETGLNYPVHLGVTEAGLGENGRIKSSIGIGLLLAEGIGDTVRVSLTEAPEKEIPVAKAIVNETNKIIKESLNAENHNWNFSPFEFNKRHTNAVNQIGGKNSPIFIYTDFTDENITKPDINNIQDIDLCNINLIENSNLYSIRKTIVDFDKNKNFKPVVLKFNVKNLSDEDILYKLSIIAGGLFADGRIDGLWIYGTNKENKENIISIAYSILQASRARITKTEYISCPSCGRTLFDIEKAVNDVMAATKQFKGLKIAVMGCVVNGPGEMADADYGYVGAGKGKVNIYKGKEQVLQNIPENEAVDELVRIINLDIKK
- a CDS encoding Gfo/Idh/MocA family oxidoreductase; protein product: MSQPKNFSLIGVAGYIAARHVGAIKETGNRLVATLDKFDSVGFLDNYFPEADFFTEFERFDRHTEKLKRAGTKIDFVSICSPNFLHDSHIRFALRSGSDAICEKPLVLNPWNIDALTELEKETGNKVNTILQLRLHPSIIALKKQIEDSPKDKIFDVDLSYITSRGNWYDFSWKGDIQKSGGIATNIGIHFFDMLTWIFGPVKDNKLHISQKDKAAGFLQLEKARVRWFLSIDYNDIPAEVKAKNQRTFRSITVEGKEIEFSGGFTDLHTLSYQSIIENNGFGLSDARTSVETAYNIRNASPIGLVGDYHPICKNI
- a CDS encoding N-acetyltransferase, translated to METNSLDYFAHETAVIDDGCSIGKGTKIWHFSHIMSNCKIGEKCNIGQNVVVSPEVILGNNVKIQNNVSIYTGVICEDDVFLGPSMVFTNVINPRSAVIRKDEYKKTHVKKGASIGANSTIVCGVTLGEFCFIGAGAVVIKDVKPFSLVVGNPSRHVGWMSEFGHRLIFNEEGIAICPESKAKYRLINNEVNKIAE
- the galE gene encoding UDP-glucose 4-epimerase GalE: MAKKILVTGGTGYIGSHTVVELLQKDYEVFIVDNLSNSHMSVLEGIEKITGKKPHFTKLDLTDKFATEKYFNNHHDLDAVIHFAALKSVNESVADPLRYYKNNLESLVNLLHSMIEKEIPSLVFSSSCTVYGQPDKLPVNEQAPLKKPASPYGKTKQIAEEILQDTIQAADFLKVIALRYFNPIGSHQSAFIGELPIGVPNNLVPFITQTAAGIREQLKVFGDDYNTQDGTCIRDYINVVDLAKAHVVSVDRLINNKSKEHFEIFNLGTGKGYSVLDTIKSFEKVSGKKLNYVIVDRRPGDIEQVWADVTKANEILGWKTEKNLDETMLSAWNWEKKYRGIKE
- a CDS encoding nucleotide sugar dehydrogenase, translating into MYKKIVDKKTKISIIGLGYVGLPIALEFAKKVSVIGFDIREDRVKLMKKGIDPSNELPSSAFKGCDISFTSNPNDLKGASFHIVAVPTPIDNHNLPDLTPVISATTAVGKILKKGDYVVYESTVYPGCTEEDCVPVLEKMSGLKFMKDFKVGYSPERINPGDKDHTLTSIKKVVSGCDKESAETVAKVYELVVKAGVHRASTIKVAEAAKIIENTQRDVNIALMNELSIIFNRMGINTYEVLEAAGTKWNFLKFYPGLVGGHCIGVDPYYLTYKAKEFRYHSKVIDAGRFVNDSMGFYIAKQTVKKLIATGKNVLNAKVLVMGITFKEDVSDLRNSRVADVVTELVSYGVKVDVVDPHADSDELKHEYGFGLAKKTRTDYDAVIVAVSHKEYIKLSESYFKGITTGKDAILVDVKGIYRGKMKGFNYWSL